Proteins encoded together in one Synechococcus sp. BL107 window:
- a CDS encoding L,D-transpeptidase, producing MRLVRVSWCVLPVVAAALATAVPVRAEELALNAPSPSRILLDLQRREISVMLDGRMHGSWPVAIGDPKTPTPQGEFSILTKEMNPIYVSEKSGQRKELSGPTSPIGDRYLVFHRNGRGEFGIHGTPWPHWVKTRAAVSLGCVRMLNVHVRQLFDLVDVGTTFEIRG from the coding sequence ATGCGTCTCGTGCGAGTTTCTTGGTGTGTGTTGCCCGTCGTGGCTGCTGCCCTTGCGACGGCAGTCCCGGTGAGGGCGGAGGAATTGGCTTTGAATGCGCCATCGCCATCGCGCATTCTTTTGGATCTGCAGCGGCGTGAAATCAGCGTGATGCTGGATGGTCGGATGCATGGTTCTTGGCCAGTGGCGATTGGTGACCCCAAGACCCCGACGCCTCAGGGGGAATTCTCGATTCTCACCAAAGAAATGAACCCCATTTACGTTTCAGAAAAGTCTGGTCAGCGCAAGGAGCTCAGCGGTCCAACAAGTCCGATCGGTGATCGCTATTTGGTCTTCCATCGCAACGGTCGCGGTGAATTCGGAATCCATGGAACCCCCTGGCCCCATTGGGTGAAAACCCGAGCCGCCGTCAGTTTGGGTTGCGTGCGCATGCTGAATGTTCACGTTCGCCAGTTGTTTGACCTTGTTGACGTGGGGACAACCTTTGAAATCCGAGGATGA
- the hemC gene encoding hydroxymethylbilane synthase translates to MALTELRIASRRSQLAMVQTNWVKAELEKAHPGLTITVEAMATQGDKILDVALAKIGDKGLFTKELEAQMLIGRADIAVHSLKDLPTNLPEGLMLGCITEREDPADALVLHAKNKHLNLATLPEGAVVGTSSLRRLAQLRHHYPHLEFKDVRGNVITRLEKLDSGAYDCLILAAAGLGRLGFADRIDQSIPGDISLHAVGQGALGIECVENKPEVMDIIKVLEHGPTSQRCLAERAFLRELEGGCQVPIGVNTRFEGDQLILTGMVASLDGKRLIREKASGPSTDPESIGLALATTLKGLGAGEILKEIFDAVRPEA, encoded by the coding sequence ATGGCCCTCACCGAACTGCGCATCGCTTCTCGACGCAGCCAGCTGGCCATGGTGCAAACCAACTGGGTCAAAGCAGAGCTGGAAAAGGCTCACCCAGGCCTGACGATCACAGTGGAGGCGATGGCCACCCAGGGCGACAAAATTCTCGATGTTGCCCTAGCCAAAATTGGCGATAAGGGGCTCTTTACGAAAGAACTCGAGGCCCAAATGCTGATTGGGCGTGCGGATATCGCTGTTCATTCCTTAAAAGACCTGCCGACCAATCTCCCTGAGGGGCTGATGCTGGGTTGCATCACAGAACGGGAAGATCCCGCCGATGCCCTGGTGCTGCACGCCAAAAACAAGCACCTCAATCTTGCGACACTCCCCGAAGGCGCTGTGGTGGGTACCAGCTCACTCCGTCGCCTTGCCCAGCTACGGCATCACTACCCCCATCTGGAGTTCAAGGACGTCCGCGGCAACGTGATAACCCGTCTGGAGAAACTCGACAGCGGTGCGTACGACTGCCTAATTCTTGCCGCGGCTGGTCTGGGTCGACTCGGCTTCGCGGATCGCATCGACCAATCCATTCCTGGAGACATTTCTCTCCATGCCGTTGGTCAAGGCGCTCTAGGGATCGAATGCGTAGAAAACAAGCCAGAAGTGATGGACATCATCAAAGTGCTCGAGCATGGGCCCACGTCCCAGCGCTGCCTCGCCGAACGCGCCTTCCTCCGCGAGCTAGAGGGTGGCTGTCAAGTGCCCATTGGTGTGAACACCCGGTTCGAAGGCGACCAATTGATCCTGACTGGCATGGTGGCCAGCCTCGACGGGAAGCGATTGATCCGAGAGAAGGCATCTGGCCCCTCTACCGACCCCGAATCCATTGGTCTTGCGCTGGCGACCACGCTGAAGGGGCTTGGAGCTGGCGAGATTCTTAAGGAGATTTTCGACGCCGTCCGCCCCGAGGCCTAA
- a CDS encoding DUF6561 domain-containing protein, whose product MPGPVVNGVRQVGVLGQGPNDNSVQEAVLPLMSEGRIRLLLLSSGEVLMARLRNTTDRDGDHAYQLIRPRLVRRSPSQDSDWSLHPYLSGLTTQSNVVLFKSAVASVLDPDPLLIQAYAESTNQECPLEETPVERLKRAFQEFTESVDANQALD is encoded by the coding sequence ATGCCAGGTCCAGTGGTTAACGGAGTCCGCCAAGTCGGGGTTCTTGGTCAGGGACCAAATGACAACTCCGTTCAAGAAGCGGTGCTGCCACTGATGTCTGAAGGACGCATTCGCTTGCTGCTTCTTTCCAGTGGTGAGGTGTTAATGGCTCGCCTCAGGAACACCACCGACCGGGATGGTGACCATGCATATCAGCTGATTCGGCCTCGTTTGGTTCGGCGAAGCCCCTCCCAAGATTCCGATTGGAGTTTGCATCCTTATCTTTCGGGTCTCACCACCCAAAGCAATGTGGTGTTGTTCAAATCAGCTGTGGCCTCAGTGTTGGACCCGGATCCACTGTTGATTCAGGCCTACGCAGAATCCACCAATCAGGAGTGCCCACTGGAAGAAACCCCGGTTGAACGACTGAAACGGGCCTTCCAGGAATTCACCGAAAGCGTTGATGCCAATCAAGCGTTGGATTAA